AGCGGCAGGCCGTGCACTACGAAAAGGTGTTCGAGAGCGGCGACGGCGAGGCCATGCTGCGCCGGCTGCCCGGCTACCTGTCGCAGCCGGGGGTCACCGCCATCGTCTTCAACTTCGTGGACCAGCTCACCCACGGCCGCTCCGAGAACGCGGTGCTGATGGAGGTGGCGCGCGACAAGGAGGCGCTGCGCGCGCTCACCCGCCAGTGGTTCGAGCGCAGCGAGGCGCTCACCGCCATCCGCGAGGCGCTGCATCGCGGCATCCCGGTGCTGGTGACCACCGACCACGGCTCCATCCACTGCCACCGGCCCGCCACGGTGTTCGCCAAGCGCGACACCACCCAGAACCTGCGCTACAAGTTCGGCGACGACCTGCGCGCCGAGGACACCACGCTGGCGTTCAGCACCAACGATCCGAAGAAGCTGCGCTTTCCGCCGGGGCGGCAGGCCACCAACTACCTGATCGCGCTGGAAGACGTCTTCTACGTCTACCCCACCAAGCTGCGCCAGTACCAGGCGCGCTACCGCGGGAGCTTCCTGCACGGCGGCGTGAGCCCGGAGGAGATGATCCTGCCGGTGGCGCTGCTGACCCCGCGATGAAGGTCTACCTCCGCATCCTCCGCTACCTGCGGCCGCAGCGGAAGCTGTTCGCGCTGGCCATCGCGGCCATGACGCTGGACAACGCGCTCGACGCGTTCAGCTTCACCCTGCTCATCCCCTTCCTGGACCTGCTGTTCAACGGTGGGCAGACCGTGGCGCACGCCGGGCGGATGTTCGGCGGCGGTCAGATCGGGCGGCTGCTGGAGTGGACGGTCGGCGGGCTCGTCACTGGCCGGCCGCCGATGGCCGCGCTGCGCAACGTGGTGATGCTGCTCTTCGCGGTCTACCTGCTGAAGAACGTGGCCAACTACGTGTGGAGCGTGCTGGTCACCGTCATCGAGGGGCGGGTGACGCGCGACCTGCGCAACGACATCTACGCGCACCTGCTGCGGCTGGGCTTTCCCTTCTTCCAGCGCACGCGCGCCGGGCAGGTGATCAGCCGGGTGACCAACGACGTGGACCAGATGCGGTCCCTCGTCACCAGCAACCTGGCCAAGCTGCTCTCGTCGAGCATCCAGGCGCTCGTCTACGTGGCGATGCTCTTCCTCCTCTCCTGGCAGCTGACCCTCGTCTCCCTCCTGTTCGTCCCCCTCACCGCGGCGTTGTGGGGGAGATTGAGGAAGCGCCTGCGGCGCGGGGTGATGAAGGTGCTCGACACGGTGGGCGAGGTCGCCAGCCACGTGCAGGAGACGGTGAGCGGGATCCGGCTGGTGAAGGCGTCGGGCGCCGAGGCGTTCGAGGAGGAGCGCTTCCGCGGCCTGACGCGGCGCCACTACAAGGCGCAGGTGCGCAACGACCGCTGGCGCAAGTTCATCCCGCCCGCGACGGAGATGATCTCGGCAGCGACGATTCTCGCCCTCCTGTGGTACGGCACCTGGCTGGTGCTGGGCCAGGGCGCGCTGAAGCCGAGCGAGCTGCTGGCGGCGCTGATGTTCGCGGGGAAGCTGGCGGTGCCGGTGAAGTTCATCGGCAACTACCCCGCGCAGGTGCAGCCCGGCCTGGCCGCGGCGGAGCGCGCGTTCGAGCTGATCGACCGGCCGATCGAGGTGGTCGATCCTCCCGACGCGGCCCCGTTCCCCGGCTTCGCGCGCGAGCTGCGCTTCGAGGGGGTGGGCTTCGCGTACGCGACGGACGCGCCGGTGCTGGAGGACATCGATCTCTCCATCCGCCCGGGCGAGGTGGTCGCGCTGGTCGGCCCGAGCGGGGCGGGGAAGAGCACGCTGGCGGACCTCGTCCCGCGATTCCACGATCCCACGTCGGGACGGATCACGCTCGACGGCATCGATCTGCGCGCGCTGCGGATGGCGGATCTGCGCGGGATCCTGGGGATGGTGACGCAGGAGACGATTCTCTTCCACGACACCGTGCGCGCGAACATCGCCTATGGGCGCCCGGACGCGCCGCACGACGCGGTGGAGGCGGCCGCGCGCGCGGCCAACGCGCACGAGTTCATCGCCGCGCTGCCGAACGGCTACGACACGGTGCTGGGGGAGAAGGGGACGCGGCTGTCGGGCGGGCAGCGGCAGCGCATCGCCATCGCGCGCGCGCTGCTGCGCAATCCCCCGCTACTGATCCTGGACGAGGCCACCAGCGCGCTGGACACGGAAAGCGAGCGGCTGGTGCAGCAGGCCATCGACGAGGTGATGGCGCACCGCGCGGTGCTGGTGATCGCCCACCGCCTGTCGACCGTGCGGCGCGCGGACCAGATCCT
This sequence is a window from Longimicrobium sp.. Protein-coding genes within it:
- a CDS encoding PglZ domain-containing protein, whose translation is YPDESSARVPGWGGWEGEGSLNSFEGELFREQVRRIEGERQAVHYEKVFESGDGEAMLRRLPGYLSQPGVTAIVFNFVDQLTHGRSENAVLMEVARDKEALRALTRQWFERSEALTAIREALHRGIPVLVTTDHGSIHCHRPATVFAKRDTTQNLRYKFGDDLRAEDTTLAFSTNDPKKLRFPPGRQATNYLIALEDVFYVYPTKLRQYQARYRGSFLHGGVSPEEMILPVALLTPR
- a CDS encoding ABC transporter ATP-binding protein; this translates as MKVYLRILRYLRPQRKLFALAIAAMTLDNALDAFSFTLLIPFLDLLFNGGQTVAHAGRMFGGGQIGRLLEWTVGGLVTGRPPMAALRNVVMLLFAVYLLKNVANYVWSVLVTVIEGRVTRDLRNDIYAHLLRLGFPFFQRTRAGQVISRVTNDVDQMRSLVTSNLAKLLSSSIQALVYVAMLFLLSWQLTLVSLLFVPLTAALWGRLRKRLRRGVMKVLDTVGEVASHVQETVSGIRLVKASGAEAFEEERFRGLTRRHYKAQVRNDRWRKFIPPATEMISAATILALLWYGTWLVLGQGALKPSELLAALMFAGKLAVPVKFIGNYPAQVQPGLAAAERAFELIDRPIEVVDPPDAAPFPGFARELRFEGVGFAYATDAPVLEDIDLSIRPGEVVALVGPSGAGKSTLADLVPRFHDPTSGRITLDGIDLRALRMADLRGILGMVTQETILFHDTVRANIAYGRPDAPHDAVEAAARAANAHEFIAALPNGYDTVLGEKGTRLSGGQRQRIAIARALLRNPPLLILDEATSALDTESERLVQQAIDEVMAHRAVLVIAHRLSTVRRADQILVLDRGRIVERGTHDELLRQNGVYRRLYDLQFAVEDERAASLI